One segment of Stegostoma tigrinum isolate sSteTig4 chromosome 24, sSteTig4.hap1, whole genome shotgun sequence DNA contains the following:
- the sfpq gene encoding splicing factor, proline- and glutamine-rich isoform X1, with translation MSRDRFRNRTGFQRRGGMSPPFRGGGGGSNRNNAPNRPNGAGNPADALKQPPAASASNQVPASQQTPPQKSLAPGSQKSGEPDKKNGEAAASQGGSAGRGGSGEGGKQQQQQQASQGGGSAGAGGPDSRQQRESKEAESEQAVLRAQLSLLRKPGEKTYTQRCRLFVGNLPADITEDDFKRLFEKYGEPGEVFINKGKGFGFIRLESRTLAEIAKAELDDTPMRGRPLRIRFATHSAALTVRNLSPYVSNELLEEAFSQFGQVERAIVIVDDRGRSTGKGIVEFATKPAARKALERCNEGVFLLTASPRPVIVEPMEQYDDEDGLPEKLAQRNPMYQKEREQPPRFAQHGTFEFEYSQRWKSLDEMEKQQREQVEKNMREARDKLENEMEDAYHEHQAMLLRQDLMRRQEELRRMEELHSQEVQKRKQLELRQEEERRRREEEMLMRQREKEEMMRRQREENFRMGYMDPRERDMRMAGGMAEQYATTNQSFPPMAAMGYEGHSAMNSPGGPSAMTGQMMGNSGNTSDIAGRNDRFGQGAPGPMNAQPPRPMGPTGPSFSRGREEYEAGGKKPRF, from the exons ATGTCTCGGGATCGCTTCAGGAACCGCACGGGATTTCAGAGGCGGGGTGGCATGAGTCCTCCGTTCCGGGGAGGGGGTGGCGGTAGCAACCGCAACAACGCTCCCAACCGTCCAAACGGAGCGGGAAACCCGGCCGACGCCCTCAAGCAACCACCGGCGGCCTCGGCCTCCAACCAGGTGCCGGCCTCGCAGCAGACGCCGCCTCAGAAATCACTGGCGCCGGGCTCCCAAAAATCTGGCGAGCCCGACAAGAAAAATGGCGAAGCGGCGGCCTCTCAGGGCGGCTCGGCGGGCCGCGGCGGCAGCGGCGAGGGGGGcaaacagcagcaacaacagcagGCGTCGCAGGGCGGCGGATCGGCGGGGGCAGGCGGTCCGGACAGCCGGCAGCAGCGCGAAAGCAAGGAGGCGGAGAGCGAGCAGGCGGTGCTGCGGGCCCAGCTGTCTCTGCTCCGCAAGCCCGGCGAGAAGACTTACACGCAGCGCTGCCGCCTGTTCGTTGGCAACCTGCCGGCCGACATCACCGAGGACGACTTCAAGCGGCTTTTCGAGAAATACGGCGAACCCGGCGAGGTTTTCATCAACAAAGGCAAAGGGTTCGGCTTCATCCGcctg GAAAGTCGAACTTTGGCTGAAATTGCCAAAGCTGAACTTGATGATACACCCATGAGGGGCAGACCTCTTCGTATCCGTTTTGCCACACATTCTGCAGCTCTGACTGTTCGCAATCTTTCTCCTTATGTCTCAAATGAACTACTTGAGGAGGCATTCTCCCAATTTGGTCAGGTTGAGAGGGCCATTGTAATAGTAGATGACCGTGGGAGATCAACAGGCAAAGGAATAGTTGAATTTGCAACAAAGCCAGCTGCCAGAAAGGCCCTTGAGCGATGCAATGAAGGAGTTTTTCTCCTAACTGC CTCTCCACGGCCTGTGATTGTGGAACCAATGGAACAATATGATGATGAGGATGGTCTGCCTGAGAAGCTTGCCCAGAGAAATCCAATGTATCAGAA gGAGCGGGAGCAACCTCCTCGTTTTGCCCAACATGGAACATTTGAGTTTGAGTATTCCCAACGATGGAAGTCTCTTGATGAAATGGAAAAACAACAGAGAGAGCAAGTGGAGAAGAATATGAGAGAGGCCAGAGATAAGCTGGAAAACGAAATGGAAGATGCATACCATGAGCATCAAGCAATGTTGCTGAGGCAGG ATCTCATGCGACGTCAAGAAGAGCTTCGCCGCATGGAAGAGCTTCACAGTCAAGAGGTTCAGAAGCGTAAACAGTTGGAATTGAG GCAAGAGGAAGAGCGCCGTAGAAGAGAGGAGGAAATGTTGATGCGACAACGGGAGAAAGAGGAGATGATGAGACGCCAGAGGGAGGAGAACTTCCGAATGGGATACATGGATCCA AGAGAACGTGACATGCGCATGGCTGGAGGAATGGCAG AACAATATGCTACTACAAACCAAAGCTTCCCACCAATGGCAGCAATGGGCTATGAAGGTCACAGTGCAATGAATAGCCCTGGAGGACCAAGTGCAATGACTGGACAGATGATGGGCAACAGTGGAAACACCAGCGACATAGCAGGG CGTAATGACCGCTTTGGACAGGGAGCCCCAGGTCCAATGAATGCTCAGCCCCCCCGTCCTATGGGGCCTACTGGGCCTAGTTTTAGTAGAGGGAGAGAAGAATATGAAGCAGGCGGAAAGAAGCCTAGATTTTAG
- the sfpq gene encoding splicing factor, proline- and glutamine-rich isoform X2, which produces MSRDRFRNRTGFQRRGGMSPPFRGGGGGSNRNNAPNRPNGAGNPADALKQPPAASASNQVPASQQTPPQKSLAPGSQKSGEPDKKNGEAAASQGGSAGRGGSGEGGKQQQQQQASQGGGSAGAGGPDSRQQRESKEAESEQAVLRAQLSLLRKPGEKTYTQRCRLFVGNLPADITEDDFKRLFEKYGEPGEVFINKGKGFGFIRLESRTLAEIAKAELDDTPMRGRPLRIRFATHSAALTVRNLSPYVSNELLEEAFSQFGQVERAIVIVDDRGRSTGKGIVEFATKPAARKALERCNEGVFLLTASPRPVIVEPMEQYDDEDGLPEKLAQRNPMYQKEREQPPRFAQHGTFEFEYSQRWKSLDEMEKQQREQVEKNMREARDKLENEMEDAYHEHQAMLLRQDLMRRQEELRRMEELHSQEVQKRKQLELRQEEERRRREEEMLMRQREKEEMMRRQREENFRMGYMDPRERDMRMAGGMAEQYATTNQSFPPMAAMGYEGHSAMNSPGGPSAMTGQMMGNSGNTSDIAGAWKGLDAC; this is translated from the exons ATGTCTCGGGATCGCTTCAGGAACCGCACGGGATTTCAGAGGCGGGGTGGCATGAGTCCTCCGTTCCGGGGAGGGGGTGGCGGTAGCAACCGCAACAACGCTCCCAACCGTCCAAACGGAGCGGGAAACCCGGCCGACGCCCTCAAGCAACCACCGGCGGCCTCGGCCTCCAACCAGGTGCCGGCCTCGCAGCAGACGCCGCCTCAGAAATCACTGGCGCCGGGCTCCCAAAAATCTGGCGAGCCCGACAAGAAAAATGGCGAAGCGGCGGCCTCTCAGGGCGGCTCGGCGGGCCGCGGCGGCAGCGGCGAGGGGGGcaaacagcagcaacaacagcagGCGTCGCAGGGCGGCGGATCGGCGGGGGCAGGCGGTCCGGACAGCCGGCAGCAGCGCGAAAGCAAGGAGGCGGAGAGCGAGCAGGCGGTGCTGCGGGCCCAGCTGTCTCTGCTCCGCAAGCCCGGCGAGAAGACTTACACGCAGCGCTGCCGCCTGTTCGTTGGCAACCTGCCGGCCGACATCACCGAGGACGACTTCAAGCGGCTTTTCGAGAAATACGGCGAACCCGGCGAGGTTTTCATCAACAAAGGCAAAGGGTTCGGCTTCATCCGcctg GAAAGTCGAACTTTGGCTGAAATTGCCAAAGCTGAACTTGATGATACACCCATGAGGGGCAGACCTCTTCGTATCCGTTTTGCCACACATTCTGCAGCTCTGACTGTTCGCAATCTTTCTCCTTATGTCTCAAATGAACTACTTGAGGAGGCATTCTCCCAATTTGGTCAGGTTGAGAGGGCCATTGTAATAGTAGATGACCGTGGGAGATCAACAGGCAAAGGAATAGTTGAATTTGCAACAAAGCCAGCTGCCAGAAAGGCCCTTGAGCGATGCAATGAAGGAGTTTTTCTCCTAACTGC CTCTCCACGGCCTGTGATTGTGGAACCAATGGAACAATATGATGATGAGGATGGTCTGCCTGAGAAGCTTGCCCAGAGAAATCCAATGTATCAGAA gGAGCGGGAGCAACCTCCTCGTTTTGCCCAACATGGAACATTTGAGTTTGAGTATTCCCAACGATGGAAGTCTCTTGATGAAATGGAAAAACAACAGAGAGAGCAAGTGGAGAAGAATATGAGAGAGGCCAGAGATAAGCTGGAAAACGAAATGGAAGATGCATACCATGAGCATCAAGCAATGTTGCTGAGGCAGG ATCTCATGCGACGTCAAGAAGAGCTTCGCCGCATGGAAGAGCTTCACAGTCAAGAGGTTCAGAAGCGTAAACAGTTGGAATTGAG GCAAGAGGAAGAGCGCCGTAGAAGAGAGGAGGAAATGTTGATGCGACAACGGGAGAAAGAGGAGATGATGAGACGCCAGAGGGAGGAGAACTTCCGAATGGGATACATGGATCCA AGAGAACGTGACATGCGCATGGCTGGAGGAATGGCAG AACAATATGCTACTACAAACCAAAGCTTCCCACCAATGGCAGCAATGGGCTATGAAGGTCACAGTGCAATGAATAGCCCTGGAGGACCAAGTGCAATGACTGGACAGATGATGGGCAACAGTGGAAACACCAGCGACATAGCAGGG GCATGGAAAGGGCTTGATGCATGTTGA